Proteins encoded together in one Acanthochromis polyacanthus isolate Apoly-LR-REF ecotype Palm Island chromosome 12, KAUST_Apoly_ChrSc, whole genome shotgun sequence window:
- the rims2a gene encoding regulating synaptic membrane exocytosis protein 4 isoform X49 — MGRQGNDASAPAPGMRIQCSQGKMSLSASFEALAVYFPCMNSFDEEDGEAGGKKLRSTIQRSTETGLAVEMRSRMTRQASRESTDGSMNSYSSEGNLIFPGVRLSSDAQFSDFLDGLGPAQLVGRQTLATPPMGDIQIGMVEKKGALEVEVIRARGLVGKPGSKALPAPYVKVYLLENGVCIAKKKTKVARKTLDPLYQQQLPFEESPGGKVLQVIVWGDYGRMDHKSFMGAVQILLDELDLSNMVIGWFKLFPPSSLVDPTLAPLTRRASQSSLDSFSRS, encoded by the exons ATGGGCAGGCAGGGGAACGATGCCTCTGCTCCGGCCCCTGGGATGCGTATCCAGTGCTCCCAGGGCAAGATGAGCCTGTCTGCATCATTCGAAGCGCTGGCTGTCTATTTCCCCTGCATGAACTCCTTCgatgaggaggatggag AAGCGGGAGGTAAGAAGTTACGCAGCACTATCCAGCGGAGTACAGAGACGGGCCTGGCAGtggagatgaggagcaggaTGACTCGGCAGGCCAGCCGGGAGTCCACGGACGGCAGCATGAACAGCTACAGCTCCGAGGGAAA tctcATCTTCCCTGGTGTGAGACTCTCTTCAGATGCTCAGTTCAGTGACTTTCTGGACGGTCTCGGCCCCGCCCAGCTGGTTGGACGACAGACGTTGGCTACTCCACCTATGG gTGACATCCAGATTGGCATGGTGGAGAAGAAAGGAGCACTGGAGGTGGAGGTCATCAGAGCCCGTGGCCTTGTGGGAAAACCAGGTTCCAAGGCACTGCCAG CACCATATGTAAAGGTCTACCTTTTGGAAAACGGAGTCTGCATAGccaaaaagaaaactaaagtaGCAAGAAAAACCTTGGATCCTCTTTACCAGCAGCAACTGCCGTTTGAGGAGAGTCCAGGAGGCAAGGTTTTACAG GTCATCGTATGGGGCGACTACGGACGTATGGACCATAAATCATTCATGGGAGCAGTTCAGATACTGTTAGATGAGCTGGACCTGTCCAATATGGTGATTGGCTGGTTCAAGctctttcctccttcctctctggtGGACCCCACTCTGGCCCCACTGACAAGAAGAGCTTCCCAATCCTCACTGGACAGTTTCTCTCGATCATAG